A genomic region of Methylobacterium durans contains the following coding sequences:
- a CDS encoding FAD-dependent oxidoreductase, which yields METIGPDLRVMQRVPLAASHVAAIQVAGAERHYPAATFLARAGEPADRFVYVKEGEIEVVNPFTDERHLPSTLGPTQFMGEISFLNGGNWSMPMRAVKDTSVIEVPRPEMLRLMSEIPELSDIIITVLAARRRRQLDTHDGTLVLIGEDDDRAVRRIAEFASRNRLPYRSYALGSQEAGAVATSCLISSDRPAVIFGRDIVVTDPTPDKIAQLLGLNYSLVDDEAFDVLIVGGGPAGVAAGVYAGAEGLRALVVEDVAIGGQAGTSSRIENYMGFPTGISGADLVWRGEVQAMKFGTRFAMPRRVVRLERLAGGAFCATFDNDQRVCGQAVVVATGVQYRRLPIERLEAFEGAGVYYAATEIEARYCRNAEAIVIGGGNSAGQAAMFLSRSARHVRLLVRGQSLTTSMSSYLSSRLAADPTITIEYSAEVSALHGEDELDAVTIRSVADGTTRTVSTCAVFVMVGAAPNTDWLSGLVKLDDHGFVLTGDAIGASSPYATSQPGIFAVGDVRASSVKRGASSVGEGSVVISKVWDHVQNRE from the coding sequence ATGGAAACGATCGGACCTGATCTGCGCGTGATGCAGCGGGTACCCCTTGCAGCATCGCATGTCGCCGCGATCCAGGTCGCCGGAGCTGAGAGGCACTATCCGGCCGCGACTTTTCTCGCACGCGCCGGCGAGCCAGCCGACCGCTTCGTCTACGTCAAGGAAGGCGAGATCGAAGTGGTGAACCCGTTCACGGATGAGCGCCATCTTCCGTCCACTCTCGGTCCGACGCAGTTCATGGGAGAAATCTCGTTCCTGAACGGCGGCAATTGGTCGATGCCCATGCGGGCGGTCAAAGACACCAGCGTGATCGAGGTGCCGCGCCCGGAGATGCTGCGGCTGATGTCCGAGATCCCCGAACTGTCGGACATCATCATCACGGTCCTCGCGGCACGGCGGCGGCGACAGCTCGACACGCATGACGGCACGCTGGTGCTGATCGGCGAGGATGACGACCGGGCCGTTCGACGGATCGCGGAGTTCGCCAGCCGCAACCGCCTGCCCTACAGGTCCTATGCTTTGGGCAGCCAGGAGGCGGGGGCTGTCGCGACAAGCTGCTTGATTTCGTCCGACCGGCCGGCCGTGATCTTCGGCCGGGACATCGTCGTGACCGACCCGACGCCCGACAAGATCGCGCAGTTGCTCGGCCTGAACTACAGTCTCGTCGACGACGAGGCATTCGACGTGCTCATCGTCGGCGGCGGCCCCGCCGGCGTCGCGGCAGGCGTCTACGCCGGAGCGGAGGGGCTCCGCGCGTTGGTGGTGGAGGATGTCGCGATCGGCGGCCAAGCGGGCACGTCGAGCCGAATCGAGAACTACATGGGTTTTCCCACCGGAATTTCTGGTGCCGATCTCGTCTGGCGCGGCGAGGTCCAGGCGATGAAGTTCGGCACGCGGTTCGCGATGCCGCGGCGGGTCGTGAGGCTGGAGCGGCTCGCAGGAGGCGCGTTCTGCGCGACGTTCGATAACGACCAACGCGTTTGTGGGCAGGCCGTCGTCGTCGCGACCGGTGTGCAGTACCGGCGCCTGCCGATCGAACGTCTCGAGGCGTTCGAGGGCGCGGGCGTCTATTATGCGGCGACGGAGATCGAGGCTCGCTACTGCAGGAATGCCGAAGCCATCGTCATCGGTGGCGGCAACTCGGCAGGGCAGGCGGCGATGTTTCTCAGCCGTTCTGCCAGGCACGTTCGCCTTCTGGTACGGGGCCAGTCGCTCACGACCTCGATGTCGAGCTACCTCTCAAGCCGTTTGGCGGCAGACCCGACGATCACGATCGAATACAGCGCCGAAGTCAGCGCTCTCCATGGTGAGGATGAACTCGATGCGGTGACGATCCGCAGCGTTGCTGATGGGACCACCCGCACGGTTTCGACCTGCGCGGTGTTCGTCATGGTAGGGGCCGCACCCAATACCGACTGGCTATCGGGCCTCGTCAAACTCGATGACCACGGTTTCGTACTGACCGGAGACGCGATCGGCGCAAGCTCGCCCTATGCCACGTCGCAGCCGGGAATCTTCGCGGTCGGCGACGTGCGCGCCAGTTCCGTCAAGCGTGGCGCATCGTCGGTGGGCGAGGGATCGGTCGTCATCTCGAAGGTGTGGGACCACGTCCAGAACCGCGAGTAA
- a CDS encoding Rrf2 family transcriptional regulator: MRRDGRLSGVLHVLLHMAEADGPVTSERLAGVMGTNPVVVRRTMAGLRDLGLVASGKGHGGGWTVACDLDRVTLHDIYVALGSPEIFAMGHRSEEPECLVEQAVNASLAAAFRDAESLLLSRLRDVTLGRLSADFHARLAKRGLCGQEAPSDDV, from the coding sequence ATGAGACGGGATGGCAGGTTGTCGGGCGTCCTCCACGTCCTCCTCCACATGGCCGAGGCGGACGGGCCGGTGACCTCCGAACGACTAGCCGGCGTGATGGGGACCAATCCCGTCGTGGTGCGTCGGACTATGGCGGGCCTCCGTGATCTGGGGCTCGTGGCCTCCGGGAAGGGGCACGGCGGTGGCTGGACCGTCGCCTGCGACCTCGACCGCGTGACCCTGCACGACATCTACGTCGCCCTGGGCTCGCCGGAGATCTTCGCCATGGGTCACCGGAGCGAGGAACCCGAATGCCTTGTCGAGCAGGCCGTCAACGCCTCGCTCGCGGCCGCCTTCCGGGATGCAGAGAGCCTGCTGCTCTCGCGGCTGCGCGACGTCACGCTGGGCCGTCTCAGTGCCGACTTCCACGCGCGATTGGCGAAGCGCGGACTATGCGGGCAGGAGGCCCCATCAGATGACGTCTAG
- a CDS encoding NAD(P)H-binding protein: MSKDRPEGAEPRRVLVLGATGTIGRATVRALVSRGHEVVCLVRRPADTAIPAGAVVSSRTPAGATERIVDLTDPLSLARDGVRGESFDVLVSCLASRTGLPDDAWAIDYRAQVSALHASRAAGVTHAVLLSAICVQKPILAFQHAKLAFEAVLIASGLDYTIVRPTAFFKSLSGQIDRLKRGKPFLVFGDGTLTACKPISDDDLGRYLADCLHDDERRNRVLPIGGPGEAITPKAQGERLFAMLGREPRFTHVPVVLLDVIVAVLATIGRWVPALAVKAELARIGRYYATESMLVLDPATGRYDAQATPSTGSETLFGYYARVIRGEAVAERGDHAVF; encoded by the coding sequence ATGAGCAAGGATCGACCGGAAGGGGCGGAGCCGCGCCGCGTCCTCGTTCTAGGGGCGACCGGCACAATCGGTCGGGCAACCGTACGGGCGCTCGTGTCACGCGGTCATGAGGTTGTCTGCCTCGTCAGGCGCCCTGCTGACACTGCTATCCCCGCAGGTGCGGTTGTCTCGTCTCGAACCCCTGCAGGCGCCACCGAGCGGATCGTCGATCTGACTGATCCGTTGTCACTGGCACGCGACGGTGTCCGCGGCGAATCGTTCGACGTCCTAGTGTCGTGCCTCGCGTCGCGAACCGGCCTACCCGATGACGCCTGGGCGATCGATTACCGCGCGCAGGTGAGCGCCTTGCACGCGAGCCGGGCGGCCGGCGTGACGCATGCGGTGCTTCTCTCGGCGATCTGCGTCCAGAAGCCAATCCTCGCCTTTCAGCACGCTAAGCTTGCTTTTGAGGCGGTGCTGATCGCTTCGGGGCTCGACTACACGATCGTTCGGCCGACGGCCTTCTTCAAATCGCTCTCGGGACAGATCGATCGCCTGAAACGCGGCAAGCCGTTCCTGGTTTTCGGCGACGGAACTCTGACAGCCTGCAAGCCCATCAGTGACGACGACTTGGGCCGCTACCTCGCGGACTGCCTCCACGACGATGAGCGGCGCAATCGCGTGCTGCCGATTGGCGGGCCCGGAGAAGCGATCACGCCGAAGGCGCAAGGCGAGCGCCTTTTCGCCATGCTGGGGCGCGAACCGCGCTTCACGCACGTTCCCGTAGTGCTGCTGGATGTGATCGTTGCCGTTCTGGCGACGATCGGACGATGGGTGCCGGCCCTGGCGGTCAAGGCCGAGCTCGCGCGGATCGGACGCTACTATGCGACCGAGTCGATGCTCGTGCTGGATCCAGCAACCGGACGATACGATGCGCAGGCCACCCCTTCGACGGGGTCTGAGACGCTGTTCGGCTATTATGCTCGCGTGATCCGCGGCGAGGCGGTCGCCGAACGTGGCGACCACGCCGTGTTCTGA
- a CDS encoding YybH family protein, producing the protein MSTQGRAIADLWDRTFNKGDTTGLGNLFSEDGQVIPAGGSPVRGPQGIAAFFADLQAKGFKDHKITVQDAVEKGDILVLTGRWSLSGPGEGGATQSYGGNWVNVLERRGGGWSTVLHTWN; encoded by the coding sequence ATGAGCACGCAAGGCCGGGCGATCGCCGACCTTTGGGATCGGACCTTCAACAAGGGCGACACAACCGGACTGGGCAATCTCTTCAGCGAGGACGGACAGGTGATCCCTGCGGGCGGCTCCCCGGTCCGGGGGCCTCAGGGCATCGCGGCCTTCTTTGCCGACCTGCAGGCCAAGGGCTTCAAGGACCACAAGATCACGGTGCAGGATGCCGTCGAGAAGGGCGATATCCTCGTCCTCACGGGCCGCTGGTCGCTGAGCGGACCCGGTGAGGGTGGTGCGACGCAGAGCTACGGCGGCAATTGGGTGAACGTCCTGGAGCGGCGGGGCGGAGGTTGGAGCACCGTGCTCCACACCTGGAACTGA
- a CDS encoding class I SAM-dependent methyltransferase, with product MTSSAQPEPMDFVAAFSDPEAAGRYAEGPRRFVPGYEALHRMTGILLAEHAPPDAKVLVLGAGGGLELQALAEAHPGWSFVGVDPAREMLRQAERTLGPLMDRVTLVEGYIEDAPLGPFDAATCLLTLHFLDAAAREDTVRAIHRRLRPGAPFVAAHGSFPQRDGIRSRWLARYEAFAVASGADPEQATRARAAVEANLPTLDPHQDEAILRGGGFREVEPFFAAFTWRAWVGRA from the coding sequence ATGACGTCTAGCGCGCAGCCGGAACCGATGGACTTCGTGGCGGCCTTCTCCGACCCGGAGGCCGCGGGACGCTATGCCGAGGGACCGCGTCGCTTCGTGCCGGGCTATGAGGCACTCCACAGGATGACCGGCATCCTGCTCGCCGAGCATGCCCCGCCCGACGCGAAGGTCTTGGTGCTCGGGGCCGGGGGCGGTCTGGAACTACAAGCCCTGGCAGAGGCCCATCCTGGCTGGTCGTTCGTCGGCGTCGATCCGGCGAGGGAGATGCTCCGTCAGGCCGAACGAACGCTTGGACCGCTCATGGACCGGGTGACCCTCGTCGAAGGCTACATTGAGGACGCACCCCTCGGCCCCTTCGATGCGGCGACCTGCCTGCTGACGCTGCACTTCCTCGATGCGGCGGCACGGGAGGACACGGTCCGCGCCATCCATCGGCGCCTGAGGCCGGGCGCCCCGTTCGTGGCCGCGCACGGCAGTTTCCCGCAACGGGATGGGATCCGTTCGCGCTGGCTCGCGCGCTACGAGGCATTCGCGGTCGCATCGGGGGCCGACCCCGAGCAGGCGACGCGGGCTCGGGCGGCCGTGGAAGCCAATCTTCCCACGCTCGATCCGCACCAGGATGAAGCCATCCTGCGGGGCGGCGGCTTCCGCGAGGTCGAGCCGTTCTTCGCTGCCTTCACCTGGCGGGCCTGGGTCGGTCGAGCGTAG